A segment of the Accipiter gentilis unplaced genomic scaffold, bAccGen1.1, whole genome shotgun sequence genome:
GGGGCCACAGACATGTCCCATAggctcccccaccccagccacagGGCCACCCTACAACCCCTATAGGGACCCGGGGCGGCCCCACAACCCCTGTGGGGACCCAgggccaccccacagccccactccccccaaggGGCCAGAGAGTCACCCCACAGCGTCGTcgtcccccccagggaccccgCCAAGCCCCAGAGAGACACGAGGGACTCGAGAACACCCCCCACAGCCCCTATAGGGACAGCGAGACACCCTATAACCACCCATAGGGCTATGGGGCTGCCCCATACCCCCCCCctcgggttggggggggggtcaggcgCTGAGGAAGAGCCTCTTGTACCACTTGTTCATCTGCTCGAGGAAGATGAAGGTGAGGACGGTGTGGGGGCCCAGCCGGGCGTAGTAGGGGGTATGTACCACTTGTTCATCTGCTCGAGGAAGATGAAGGTGAGGACGGTGTGGGGGCCCAGCCGGGCGTAGTAGGGGGTAAAACCCTTCCAGAGGCTGAAGAACCCCTCGTACCGCACCACCTTCACCAGCacgtcctggggggggggtgtcagggtcaAAGGAGGTCGTGGGGGGCCCCCAAAACACTGGGGGACCTGCCCACCCGCCCCTCAAagaggggacaccccccctccaAAAGCTGCCGCTTGCTCACCAGCCCGTTGCGGTATTCGGGTTTCCCGTCGATCGTCCGCATGTTTTGGATGCTGTCAGGGAAATTTGGGGGTGAGATTCTGGGGTGTGTCCCCTCCCCAGAATtaaaggggtgtgtgtgggggtgtttCCCCTTAATTACCCACCGGGTCTTAACGATGTCGACGGGCATGGAGGCGGCAGTGGTGACCAGCCCGCTGATCATGCTGGCGCAGAAGTGGCAGAGGATATCGTCGCGGAAAtaccctgggtgggggggaaaccccAAAAATAAGAGGAGGGGTCACATTTTTTgggggacgcccccccccccccccccgcgtacCCCAAGCCTCACCGGAGTCGAGGAGGAACTGCTTGGATTGGGAGTAGGAGGCGAGCTGGGCGGCGTTGACCACCACGGCCCGCGCCATGGTGGGGATGCagccctgggggagggggggggggcacagtgaGGAAGGGGGGGTTTAggtcccccccctgcacccccatatccccccctgcacccccacatccccctggGCCCCCCCTCGACCGTGGTAACCCCCTTCTCCCCCTCTGTGCGGTCCTGGGAGGGGGGAACGTGGTAGGAGGGGGgtgtcagagagagagaagggggggctataggggacGGGGGGATTTCGGGGTACCCCCGGCACCCCCATACCCTCCAGAGCGTGGCGACCCCCTCCTCCCTCGCCATCCGCAGCAGCGCGTCGAAGACGTTGCGGTAACCGCGCCGCTCGGCGGGGGGCAACCTGCAAACCGGGGCCGAGTTTGGGGTGAAA
Coding sequences within it:
- the SLC25A11 gene encoding mitochondrial 2-oxoglutarate/malate carrier protein, whose amino-acid sequence is MQLSGEGAKGREYPTSLHALTSILRHEGLRGIYTGLSAGLLRQATYTTTRLGIYSVLLERLGGADGTPPPFLAKAAIGMTAGAAGAFVGTPAEVALIRMTADGRLPPAERRGYRNVFDALLRMAREEGVATLWRGCIPTMARAVVVNAAQLASYSQSKQFLLDSGYFRDDILCHFCASMISGLVTTAASMPVDIVKTRIQNMRTIDGKPEYRNGLDVLVKVVRYEGFFSLWKGFTPYYARLGPHTVLTFIFLEQMNKWYKRLFLSA